Part of the Capsicum annuum cultivar UCD-10X-F1 chromosome 12, UCD10Xv1.1, whole genome shotgun sequence genome is shown below.
AAGGAGGGACGATATATGTAATGATGAATCTTATCAAAGCTTTTCCTAAAggtaaattaatcaaattaatatGGAAACTTGCCTTGTGATTGCTATTACTGTGGTATGCTTGATCTTAATGAGAGAACTTGTGTTCtgaaagagagagagatacaATCAGACACACTAAAAAATGATCAGTTTGGGGCATGGCTAAAAGAAGATGATCAcataagattttcaaaaaatCAGACATGTGAAAGAGTAAAAACTATTGATGGTCGTGCTATGGGGAGAAAAGTCGCAAGAACTACAAAAAGTTGGCTACATCTTGATAATGAAGCTGACTTAACAAAAATACAACAGGGTACAGGAAAAGTTTTTCACTATGGATTGGATCAAAAATAAACCAAAAGGGAAGAACATTGTGGGATGTAATGAGAATGGTGATGATATATTGAACATAGAAGAATCAAATCAAGTGCAACCTGTGAAAGTATCAAGTAGCATACCCAACAATTGGTTACAGGGACGTCTTCTCAGCATGCTTGCGTAAATTCCAAGTTGCAACTTTATTGAATATagcaaaagaaaatcaaaacatatGTTTAGCCAGTAAGCATACCAAACCTCTCCAGTAAATGCACCTCCTTTCCTTACCCAATAGTTTTGTGCAGCAATGGAGAAATCACGACGCAATAACGTTTTGACCAAGGGAAGAAATACAAATGGAGGACTAATCACAACCTCTGTGAGAAAAGCAATCCAAATAAAGCAATAGCGTAAGACTTAGGAAGAAACCAAAAAGGCAGAAAGTCTAGAGGGTAAAATTCCAACCAAGACAAGCAATATAAGATGTAAAAGAAAAATCACTTCTCATAATTCAGTTAGGTATAAATCACTTTATTGAAAATGATAAGACATAAATTTCAAACGCCAAAGCAAATGCAAAGatagagaggaaaaaaaattgaaatagaagaagaagtcGCAAAGTAAAGAAAGTCAAATAGTATATTGATctgaaattaaattatatatgatAACCTGGTAAGAATATTCTAAGTTAGCAGGAATGAGGTGGGAGAGAACTTCAATGTCAATTTAGAATTACAACTTCATATAAGCAATAAAAATGTCTCCATAACCaaactcttctttttcttctctaattttttGGCCCCGACACCTTATTCTTTTAGCTGAAACTGATATGGCAGTGTAGTTGGTTATCACATCAGTCTAACGCATAAAACTGAAGAATCCCAATTCCAGAGAACAACTTTCCATTGAAGACTGATCCATGGTTGCATAAAAATAGTGTTGTCAATCTCTAATGAAAGAACTCCCCAGACATACCACGGCCATTATAAGAGAAAATCCCCAAATTCTCACTGAAACGAGGCAAAATGAGTTTCAATGAAAGGTCTTGTGTTCGAAAATGATTCCATGTGAAAGAGATGGCCACAAATCAGAGACTATTTTGGTGTTTGCCAAGCCAAGATACGGGCCAGCATGCCTCATTGCCCGGATGGAAATGACGAGGACAGGAATTAAATAGTAGAGAAAAGGCCATTTCTGGACAAACCAATAAACAAGTATCATCACAGCCTCTTTCAGAAAATGTCTATTCTTCCGTAGATTTCACGAAATTATGGAAGTTGTGGACTAAAGAATCCAGGAACGCCTGATGGAGAAGGCACCAGATATTTTTTTTCTGGTTTTCTTTGAGGAAATAAAGAAGATTGATAATTGAAAATCATAGTCCAAACAGAGGGAGTTAAACCATGGCTGCAAATTCTATAACCTGACTGTCCCGTTAAGATACGGTTTATCAAATCCCGATTCCATCTAGCTCAAAAAAATCAATCATCACAGCCCTTTTGAAGACCTAGACCTGAACTTAGAGGACAATTAAGGTCCTTTTAGTCACCCCAATATAATTCATTTTCATATTTGTTGTATAGCTTTCCAAAAGAACAATACAATACAATGAAAACAACCATCAAAACAGGCTTATTCAtcaacatgtgtgtgtgtgtgtgtttatatatatatacaaaaggGGGGGTGTACAGACTTTACCGCTACTATTGTGGGGTAGAGAGGGACTATTTCCGATGGTCCCTCGGCTCAAGAAAATCATTTTACAGAACTCAGCTGATACTGAACAAATATGATGATACAAAGGACTTACAAGATGATGTAAACTTGCACAGAAAGTCACAGATTTAACATATTCCAACATTGGATCATGCAAaagaatctattttttttttaaagcaaaTGAAGCTCAGATGTATGGAATGATGAGGCATAAGAGAGGCCCACCACGCCATGGCAGCAAATATAGGTTGCATGGTAGAGAGAAATCTCAGTCACAAGCCATACCGGGTTGCCACACCAAGATACGGGTCGGTAATTTCAATGCCTGCATTGGTTAGCCCAGAAAATAGAAACACCATCATCACTGCCTCTTTATGTACTATCcattcacacacacaaaaaagacACATACACGAGACAAGGCAGCATATACAAGTTAAATCAATTTTCCATTTTCTCATAAAACACAAGGGCTGTTACGTGGCGCCAAATTATCCCAAGCTTAACCGGGAGACACTAACATAATGGTTCACTACCTACTAACTTTCTATCTTAATATGTGACCTTCAAATGCTTCTATCTAGCATTGTCGAAtcacctctttttaatatttctttaaccTATACTGCCTCTATTTCTCTTCGAATACTACACTATCGTCAACCTCTTGCTTCTTCTTACCTTAGCATGGCGTTGAATATCAAAATCAAAGTcatataacttttttatattaatctttccatcaaagaagacgTCAGCACAGTGTATCTTGAAATTATCTATCGCACAACACATAGATTTGTCACAAGATGAGAGAGTAGCGGGACaataagattcaaaaattttcCATTATCCTAATCGTTCAGCACAACCATAGAGGTGTACCGTGTAccacaattgtcaaattttataGAGATTACTCAGAAGTAGATGGCGAGAGTAAATTTTTGTCGGAAAATCCATGTTTTACTGGACAATCAAGTGAAAGCCATGTCGTTACTTTTATCAAGCACTTGACCTGCAATCTAAATTTCTTCACCTTAATTTTAACCCCATTTTCACTATTCCAAAAGCAACTTTTAGCTCAAATTCTCTATCaattaaatacaacaacaacaacaacccagtatattcccacacagtgaggtctagggagggtgaaatgtacgcagtccataccgctacctccgaagaagtagagaggttgtttccgatagaccccggctcaagagAGAATAGTATAGCAAGGTCGTAATGCAACTCGAAACACGATGTATAACACAACAGAAATAAGCGATAAAATAATAACAGTAAATATTaaggaaatacaaaataagtaaagtacaagcaatacgaaataagaaataggaaataGGAAAACGGATACTCTCCGAGTAGTAAACAATACACTCACAGACCTAAGAGGACTACCACCCCACACCCTCCTAACACCTAgccacaacccacacactcacactagcatTCAACCCTAATCCGCGACTTCCACACCTTCCTGTCCAGGATCATGTCCACAGTAAGCTGCAGCTAAATATACCCAGCTAAATATAAAAGAAACCCACAACTCAAAATTCAATGTTTGGAGTCTGAGGTTCGAATATAGAGAACACCTAAACAATATCGGGTAGACGATGGAACTAACCTTTAAGCGAGAAACTCATGCAGTTTCTCTGGACTATCAAGACAAAGTTGAgttattactttgaatacaaatGTGAACCCGCAATTTCAACAGACAGCCCAATTTAAGCCCTTAATAAGAGCAACAAAGAAATAGTAGAAAGCGAGAACTAACCAATTGATAGAACGATGAGCACCAAGCAAAGCGCAAAAGATTTAACTTATGTTTCGGGAGAAGAAATAGGCTGCCAATTTCAGCGAAAGATGGAGAACTTTGGAGTACTAAAAGCTTCAGTGGAAATACTTAGTGTTCCAGTTGTGATGTAGTTGTGGAGGTTTCATCGGAGGAGGACGACGGCGGTGATTTCTGCGGAGGAAGCGGAGGAGgacggtggtggtggtgggggggggggggggNNNNNNNNNNNNNNNNNNNNNNNNNNNNNNNNNNNNNNNNNNNNNNNNNNNNNNNNNNNNNNNNNNNNNNNNNNNNNNNNNNNNNNNNNNNNNNNNNNNNNNNNNNNNNNNNNNNNNNNNNNNNNNNNNNNNNNNNNNNNNNNNNNNNNNNNNNNNNNNNNNNNNNNNNNNNNNNNNNNNNNNNNNNNNNNNNNNNNNNNNNNNNNNNNNNNNNNNNNNNNNNNNNNNNNNNNNNNNNNNNNNNNNNNNNNNNNNNNNNNNNNNNNNNNNNNNNNNNNNNNNNNNNNNNNNNNNNNNNNNNNNNNNNNNNNNNNNNNNNNNNNNNNNNNNNNNNNNNNNNNNNNNNNNNNNNNNNNNNNNNNNNNNNNNNNNNNNNNNNNNNNNNNNNNNNNNNNNNNNNNNNNNNNNNNNNNNNNNNNNNNNNNNNNNNNNNNNNNNNNNNNNNNNNNNNNNNNNNNNNNNNNNNNNNNNNNNNNNNNNNNNNNNNNNNNNNNNNNNNNNNNNNNNNNNNNNNNNNNNNNNNNNNNNNNNNNNNNNNNNNNNNNNNNNNNNNNNNNNNNNNNNNNNNNNNNNNNNNNNNNNNNNNNNNNNNNNNNNNNNNNNNNNNNNNNNNNNNNNNNNNNNNNNNNNNNNNNNNNNNNNNNNNNNNNNNNNNNNNNNNNNNNNNNNNNNNNNNNNNNNNNNNNNNNNNNNNNNNNNNNNNNNNNNNNNNNNNNNNNNNNNNNNNNNNNNNNNNNNNNNNNNNNNNNNNNNNNNNNNNNNNNNNNNNNNNNNNNNNNNNNNNNNNNNNNNNNNNNNNNNNNNNNNNNNNNNNNNNNNNNNNNNNNNNNNNNNNNNNNNNNNNNNNNNNNNNNNNNNNNNNNNNNNNNNNNNNNNNNNNNNNNNNNNNNNNNNNNNNNNNNNNNNNNNNNNNNNNNNNNNNNNNNNNNNNNNNNNNNNNNNNNNNNNNNNNNNNNNNNNNNNNNNNNNNNNNNNNNNNNNNNNNNNNNNNNNNNNNNNNNNNNNNNNNNNNNNNNNNNNNNNNNNNNNNNNNNNNNNNNNNNNNNNNNNNNNNNNNNNNNNNNNNNNNNNNNNNNNNNNNNNNNNNNNNNNNNNNNNNNNNNNNNNNNNNNNNNNNNNNNNNNNNNNNNNNNNNNNNNNNNNNNNNNNNNNNNNNNNNNNNNNNNNNNNNNNNNNNNNNNNNNNNNNNNNNNNNNNNNNNNNNNNNNNNNNNNNNNNNNNNNNNNNNNNNNNNNNNNNNNNNNNNNNNNNNNNNNNNNNNNNNNNNNNNNNNNNNNNNNNNNNNNNNNNNNNNNNNNNNNNNNNNNNNNNNNNNNNNNNNNNNNNNNNNNNNNNNNNNNNNNNNNNNNNNNNNNNNNNNNNNNNNNNNNNNNNNNNNNNNNNNNNNNNNNNNNNNNNNNNNNNNNNNNNNNNNNNNNNNNNNNNNNNNNNNNNNNNNNNNNNNNNNNNNNNNNNNNNNNNNNNNNNNNNNNNNNNNNNNNNNNNNNNNNNNNNNNNNNNNNNNNNNNNNNNNNNNNNNNNNNNNNNNNNNNNNNNNNNNNNNNNNNNNNNNNNNNNNNNNNNNNNNNNNNNNNNNNNNNNNNNNNNNNNNNNNNNNNNNNNNNNNNNNNNNNNNNNNNNNNNNNNNNNNNNNNNNNNNNNNNNNNNNNNNNNNNNNNNNNNNNNNNNNNNNNNNNNNNNNNNNNNNNNNNNNNNNNNNNNNNNNNNNNNNNNNNNNNNNNNNNNNNNNNNNNNNNNNNNNNNNNNNNNNNNNNNNNNNNNNNNNNNNNNNNNNNNNNNNNNNNNNNNNNNNNNNNNNNNNNNNNNNNNNNNNNNNNNNNNNNNNNNNNNNNNNNNNNNNNNNNNNNNNNNNNNNNNNNNNNNNNNNNNNNNNNNNNNNNNNNNNNNNNNNNNNNNNNNNNNNNNNNNNNNNNNNNNNNNNNNNNNNNNNNNNNNNNNNNNNNNNNNNNNNNNNNNNNNNNNNNNNNNNNNNNNNNNNNNNNNNNNNNNNNNNNNNNNNNNNNNNNNNNNNNNNNNNNNNNNNNNNNNNNNNNNNNNNNNNNNNNNNNNNNNNNNNNNNNNNNNNNNNNNNNNNNNNNNNNNNNNNNNNNNNNNNNNNNNNNNNNNNNNNNNNNNNNNNNNNNNNNNNNNNNNNNNNNNNNNNNNNNNNNNNNNNNNNNNNNNNNNNNNNNNNNNNNNNNNNNNNNNNNNNNNNNNNNNNNNNNNNNNNNNNNNNNNNNNNNNNNNNNNNNNNNNNNNNNNNNNNNNNNNNNNNNNNNNNNNNNNNNNNNNNNNNNNNNNNNNNNNNNNNNNNNNNNNNNNNNNNNNNNNNNNNNNNNNNNNNNNNNNNNNNNNNNNNNNNNNNNNNNNNNNNNNNNNNNNNNNNNNNNNNNNNNNNNNNNNNNNNNNNNNNNNNNNNNNNNNNNNNNNNNNNNNNNNNNNNNNNNNNNNNNNNNNNNNNNNNNNNNNNNNNNNNNNNNNNNNNNNNNNNNNNNNNNNNNNNNNNNNNNNNNNNNNNNNNNNNNNNNNNNNNNNNNNNNNNNNNNNNNNNNNNNNNNNNNNNNNNNNNNNNNNNNNNNNNNNNNNNNNNNNNNNNNNNNNNNNNNNNNNNNNNNNNNNNNNNNNNNNNNNNNNNNNNNNNNNNNNNNNNNNNNNNNNNNNNNNNNNNNNNNNNNNNNNNNNNNNNNNNNNNNNNNNNNNNNNNNNNNNNNNNNNNNNNNNNNNNNNNNNNNNNNNNNNNNNNNNNNNNNNNNNNNNNNNNNNNNNNNNNNNNNNNNNNNNNNN
Proteins encoded:
- the LOC107850836 gene encoding uncharacterized protein LOC107850836 — its product is MRKRGCFCCGKLGHILRDCPYTRKQSRDARPKSQATSAPPLTAHLVSPQGASSSTVGVFPLKLLVLQSSPSFAEIGSLFLLPKHKLNLLRFAWCSSFYQLALKLPTRILVWQPEVVISPPFVFLPLVKTLLRRDFSIAAQNYWNTSSLIKIKHTTVIAITRFRDQPAPPPLADPLNESVSYVEF